Proteins encoded together in one Solanum lycopersicum chromosome 7, SLM_r2.1 window:
- the LOC101262933 gene encoding uncharacterized protein has translation MESGMVSVDRWTAGSQVYFLTHLHADHLSGLTSKWSRGPLYCSRTTAKLLPIKFPGFNLSLLHIVEIGQWHSVSLLSPSSGSSTTVSFMAIDAHHCPGAVMYLFRGEFGCTLYTGDFRWESTSERAQTGRTMLLKAMKDVQLDMLYLDNTYCNPTYCFPSREVAARQVLSIISSHPNHDVVIAVDTLGKENLLLYISRVLKTKIWVWPERLQTMHLLGFHDIFTTKTSVTRIRAVPRYSFNIETLEGLNTMRPTIGIMPSGLPWAPKAFRGMEKLPLGSPPLLLHNRWHTGVTTSSTSSKTNGGSLSSGRHDHYIYTVPYSDHSCFSELQKFIEFVKPINIKSIVSSSACNVDPLYHFGSICRIQQASELLCQRLRIKRSEKIGVIDMKSSFGCTGTMQLGRKKRKRQISRAAIHVSRVRLLRRERQGVKIVDTNPD, from the exons ATGGAGAGTGGAATGGTATCAGTGGATCGTTGGACTGCTGGAAGCCAAGTATACTTTCTAACTCACCTTCATGCCGATCATTTGAGTGGACTCACTTCAAAATGGTCTCGGGGACCCCTTTACTGCTCCCGCACTACTGCTAAGCTCTTACCCATTAAATTCCCAGGATTCAACCTTTCTCTTCTTCACATTGTTGAAATTGGTCAATGGCACTCTGTGTCTTTGCTATCTCCTTCCTCGGGTTCCTCTACTACTGTATCTTTCATGGCTATTGATGCTCATCATTGCCCTG GAGCAGTAATGTATCTGTTTCGTGGTGAATTTGGCTGCACACTCTATACTGGGGATTTCCGTTGGGAGAGCACAAGTGAGAGAGCACAAACTGGAAGGACCATGCTGCTTAAAGCTATGAAGGATGTACAGCTCGACATGCTTTACTTGGATAATACTTATTGTAACCCAACATATTGTTTTCCTTCACGTGAAGTTGCTGCTAGACAG GTTTTAAGCATCATATCCTCTCATCCTAATCATGATGTTGTCATTGCTGTTGACACACTAGGGAAAGAAAATCTTCTGCTGTACATATCACGTGTCCTGAAAACAAAG ATTTGGGTGTGGCCAGAACGATTACAAACTATGCATCTTCTTGGGTTCCATGACATCTTTACGACAAAAACTTCAGTGACAAGGATTCGTGCTGTTCCTCGTTATAGTTTTAACATTGAGACTCTGGAGGGACTAAATACAATGCGTCCAACCATAGGGATCATGCCATCTGGTCTCCCTTGGGCGCCAAAAGCTTTCAGAGGAATGGAAAAACTTCCCTTGGGATCTCCTCCGTTGCTCCTTCATAACAGGTGGCACACAGGTGTTACAACCTCTAGTACCTCAAGCAAGACAAATGGAGGTTCATTAAGTTCAGGGAGACATGATCATTACATATATACAGTTCCATATTCTGATCACTCATGCTTTTCAGAGTTACAAAAATTTATTGAGTTTGTCAAACCAATTAATATCAAAAGCATCGTATCTTCATCTGCTTGTAATGTTGACCCCCTTTACCACTTTGGAAGCATTTGTCGAATCCAACAAGCATCAGAGCTCTTATGCCAGAGGCTCAGAATTAAAAGATCTGAAAAAATTGGAGTCATTGACATGAAGTCTTCCTTTGGATGCACCGGCACGATGCAATTagggaggaaaaagagaaagagacaaATTTCTAGAGCAGCTATTCATGTTAGTAGGGTGAGGTTGTTGAGAAGAGAGAGGCAAGGAGTAAAGATTGTGGATACAAATCCTGATTAA